CTAATGTAAGTTATTCAATCTACTTTGCTTTTTAACTAGTCTGACATGGTGTTACTTAGATCGACCCGAGCAAAGGATACAAGGGTATCACTTGCTTCCTCGCCACCAAGGATATGGGTGTTAAGATTGCAAAGAAGGAGCAGAAGCTTGGTATCCGCGCGTCCTCGACGTGTACATTGGACTTTGACGACCTCAAGATCCCTGAGGAAAATATCATTGGCGGTGAAGGCAAGGGATACAAAGTATGTTACCACTGTTATGACATCATTCATCTAAAGCTCAGCTTTTACGCGTAGATTGCCATCGAAATCCTTAACGAGGGTGAGTTTTTGTATATCGTTGTTAATGATGGACCTTTTGACCCAATTATTCTACTAGGTCGTATTGGGATTGCTGCCCAGATGCTCGGCCTTGCTCAAGGTGCCTTTGATAAATCGGTGCCCTACACCTACCAGCGTCAACAATTCGGCCAACCCATTGGAACATTCCAGGGTATGGCTTTCCAGATAGCACAGGCTGCCATCGACATCGAATCAGCCAGACTCCTGACTTATAACGCTGCACGTTTAAAGGAAGAGGGCAAGTCGTTTACAAAGGAAGCTGCCATGGCCAAGTACTGGAGCAGTGTTGTTGCTCAAAGAGTTTCCGGTAGTGCAATCGAGTGGGCAGGAGGTGTTGGATTCACCAGAGAAACAGGTATTGAGAAGTTCTGGAGAGATTCGAAGATCGTATGtcaaattcattcattcttcctCTGATCTTTTTTGACTAACTTGTCCGGTCAATTAGGGCGCAATCTACGAAGGGACGTCAAACATCCAGTTGCAGACTATTGCAAAGTTCATCCAAAAGGAATACTCATAGCCGGAGGCTGTATTTAATGTTTATTACTTTTTGCtacacaaacatgtacaTAGATAGTGTTGAGAACGATGTATGAGTCCTGTGCATTCAAATGGCTAGTGCTTCAATACCGGTACAGTCAATAAAGATAGCATTTTAAACGCGGTAATGTAGTGTACAACTATCTGAGTAGAGGGGATAATAAGTCAGTATCTAGAGGTCAGTGCGTGCGAGGTTATATCGTCTATTACATAGTGCAAAGCCAGCCAGGATAATGTGTTTTGAGGCGTCTAGAGAGTATTATGTAGTCCGCATGAACATCAAGACGCCTTCGTATACTGCCCAGCCAATTGCTGAGCTCAAGACTTTTCGAGATAGCCGAAGCGAAGCGCCGTCGAAATATCCCGCTATGCCGCGTTGCTGACGGAAATGTTGGTTAAATAGTACAATGAGGCAACAGGAAGACTTACTGTCCATATGGTACCAATCGTACGGAAGAACCCATGGTACCGATCCTCAGAGCGTACTTGGACTTTTGTCTAGATATTGGTATACCAGTGAGAATAAAACGGGAGATTGACCTCCATGTGAAACATACCTTGATGACATCAAAGGGGTGGGTCGCAAGAGTCGCGATTGCGCCTGCGGACGCGGCGGACACGCTGTGGATCAGCGCAGCGTGGCTGCTAGACGAGGCCGGCATGAGATATGCTAAGAAACGGAGTTTGATAGGTTGTCACGGTTGAGCAGgttgaacttgaagacaTACAAGCTTCGCCTTTGATCCCTTCATAAAACACCATAAAAAGGCCGGCATATGGGGCATCGCGTAGTGAAGACGCGAGAAACCCGCGCAGGAGTTCGGAGGGACCTTGCCGTGTAATGGACAGGAGCGCGCCGGAGAAGCTTTGGTATGCGTAAATGTTGCTCTACGGGCAGCACGGCTTGAAATCAAGGACAACGATGAGAAACAGGGAACGTACTTCAAAGCGCGCTTTGAGCACGGAGAACGGATTGAGCAAGAAACCAACTGCGACACGCGTCGTTGCGCCTGCCATAAGGTTTCCTTGGCTTGTAAGACTGGGAAGGACAGAACCGTTCTTGTTAACGGTTGCTCCGTCAGGGTATTTCTTGACCAGAGCAAAGTAAGGTGTGCGTGCAAGGAATGTACGCAGTTGTGTGAGACTGGTCATATAAAGCGCAACACCAGGAACATTTCTATGACCCAGAAATATAAGTAACAATGAGCGATGCGAAGAGGATAGGATGGAAATGGCATAGGTAATGATCCGCAGCGTATGGAGACAAGTCGGTACACTCACCGAACGAGAGAGGGGAATGTACCTCGCCACAGGCCGCGCAGACCATTTTTCGCAATGATATCGCGTGTTGTGCTCAGAATGAGGGAGGAGTGAACCCTGTGAATGATTTGAGGTTAAGTATCAAGATGAGGGCGTCCATCGGGGCATGCGCACTGTGGTAGCCTGGCTTTGCCATCACCCTGTTGTAGGCGGGTCTTGAGCAGGTCGACTGGGAGTTGAAACCATTAGTACAGTTCTTGTTGTCGCATGGTAGACGGTGCTCACAGGGTTGGAGGCAAACCGTCGTCGCAAACCCGGACAGTGCGCCTGTTATGACATCAGTTTTTTGAAATAGTACAAAAAAAGGCGACAGGACCAGACCTGAGAGCATTTGTTGGCCAACATTGCTCATATATAGGACGTGGCTCGTTCGAGAGAGGCTCGGCTCCTTCTCGAATGCAAAGCGGTAAAGGTGGATGGGTGGCCTGCGGTATTGAAAGTGGTACCGGTCCAAGAAGCGGCAAGACCAAATGCACATGCCGCATCAACGCGTCCCATTTCGGGAATTTCGTCACTCTCCTTCGCTCTCTCATGAGTGGCTTTCTCTTTCGCCTCGGATTCAGGCCCCATGCGCATCTTACCGTCCTCACCACACAACGAGGTCTCCCTTTTCTGAAAAATAACAATAAACTCGGAACTTCTGTTCTCGATTCATTACAAACACGAGCATTTTCGGCATACCCTCGCATCCTTTCGCGTCCAATCCATAATCAATGGCAAACGAGGAGTTTTACTCCATCTAAGAAAGACCTGTACGCTAGTCCTCTCCGACGCTGGCTCTCTGGAACACGTTGGTCAAATTCACCGCGATACCACTCCCCGCCACCTCCTCCCAAACGCGAATTTCTGGCTTTTCTTGATCGCATACCGCCGAACGCTGTGTTTGTGGGTATCATCAGTATCAACGTAGCAGTGTTTGCTATCTGGTTGGCAGCAAAGGAAAAATATGTGCGCATGGCTTGTCCAATTCGATCACACATCCCTGACTTCTATCACAGAGACAAGAAAGAGACCCGACGTTACTCCTCTGGAT
The sequence above is a segment of the Psilocybe cubensis strain MGC-MH-2018 chromosome 4, whole genome shotgun sequence genome. Coding sequences within it:
- a CDS encoding Short/branched chain specific acyl-CoA dehydrogenase, mitochondrial — translated: MLAAATRSARSLRLRPLSNVSRTFTSSTRRREEALRPASLTVFSDEEEMLRDTVKRFAADVVAPKVREMDENENMDPAIIQGLFDQGLMGIETSPDQGGAGCSFTSAIIAIEELAKVDPSVSVLCDVHNTLVNTVIRKYGSKEQQEKWLPQLSESKLGSFCLSETSSGSDAFALKTRAVKDGNSYTLNGSKMWITNSYEAEIFLIFANIDPSKGYKGITCFLATKDMGVKIAKKEQKLGIRASSTCTLDFDDLKIPEENIIGGEGKGYKIAIEILNEGRIGIAAQMLGLAQGAFDKSVPYTYQRQQFGQPIGTFQGMAFQIAQAAIDIESARLLTYNAARLKEEGKSFTKEAAMAKYWSSVVAQRVSGSAIEWAGGVGFTRETGIEKFWRDSKIGAIYEGTSNIQLQTIAKFIQKEYS
- a CDS encoding Mitochondrial glycine transporter, which translates into the protein MLANKCSQVWSCALSGFATTVCLQPFDLLKTRLQQGDGKARLPQVHSSLILSTTRDIIAKNGLRGLWRGTFPSLVRNVPGVALYMTSLTQLRTFLARTPYFALVKKYPDGATVNKNGSVLPSLTSQGNLMAGATTRVAVGFLLNPFSVLKARFESNIYAYQSFSGALLSITRQGPSELLRGFLASSLRDAPYAGLFMVFYEGIKGEASYLMPASSSSHAALIHSVSAASAGAIATLATHPFDVIKTKVQVRSEDRYHGFFRTIGTIWTQRGIAGYFDGASLRLSRKVLSSAIGWAVYEGVLMFMRTT